In Paenibacillus guangzhouensis, a single window of DNA contains:
- a CDS encoding TIGR01777 family oxidoreductase: MKIAICGGTGFIGTALTTYWLNRKDEVIIITRRVPEGAKANPRVRYVTWTQLDTEPQLISGTDAIVNLTGESINQRWTASAKDRILQSRLQAAARVASLVQSLDPKPSVVVNASGISIHGTSEVEVFDETSPHRITDFLADVVERWEQAADAIPVDRLVKLRVGLVLGNHGGAYPLMKLPYLLGAGGRVGSGRQWFSWIHLEDMVRLIDFCIRHETITGPVNATAPRPVRNDEFGRTLGKIYHRPHWFPVPSVLFKTLFGELSILLLEGQQVLPNAALQQGFEFRYPTLETALTALKNDKSY; encoded by the coding sequence ATGAAGATCGCGATATGTGGAGGAACGGGATTCATTGGAACGGCCCTGACAACCTATTGGCTGAATCGGAAGGATGAAGTCATTATTATAACGCGAAGAGTTCCTGAAGGGGCCAAGGCTAACCCACGTGTTCGATACGTGACATGGACGCAGTTAGATACAGAGCCTCAGCTCATCTCTGGGACGGACGCCATCGTGAATCTGACCGGCGAATCGATCAATCAGCGCTGGACGGCGAGTGCAAAGGACCGTATACTCCAATCTCGATTGCAGGCTGCTGCGCGCGTCGCCTCACTAGTTCAGTCACTCGATCCGAAACCCTCGGTCGTTGTGAATGCATCGGGCATTTCGATTCATGGTACATCTGAGGTGGAGGTCTTCGACGAGACGAGTCCCCACCGTATCACCGACTTCCTTGCCGACGTCGTGGAACGATGGGAACAAGCCGCGGATGCGATTCCTGTGGATCGTCTCGTGAAGCTGCGTGTGGGTTTGGTGCTGGGGAATCATGGCGGAGCCTATCCGCTCATGAAGCTGCCTTACTTGCTCGGCGCAGGTGGCCGCGTAGGCAGCGGGAGGCAATGGTTCTCGTGGATTCACCTCGAGGATATGGTACGATTAATCGACTTCTGCATCCGACATGAGACGATTACCGGACCTGTCAATGCAACCGCGCCAAGACCCGTTCGAAATGATGAATTTGGGCGTACGCTCGGCAAGATTTATCATCGGCCACACTGGTTCCCTGTCCCTTCCGTCCTCTTCAAGACATTGTTCGGCGAACTCTCCATTCTCTTACTCGAGGGGCAGCAAGTGTTGCCAAATGCAGCGTTACAGCAAGGGTTTGAATTTCGATATCCGACGCTTGAGACAGCACTCACTGCATTGAAGAACGATAAATCCTATTAA
- the tkt gene encoding transketolase gives MTASNKSVEQLSIDTIRTLAIDAIEKANSGHPGMPMGAAPMGYELFAKVMNHNPANPTWINRDRFVLSAGHGSMLLYSLLHLSGYDLPLEEIKNFRQWGSLTPGHPEYGHTAGVDATTGPLGQGIAMAVGMALAETQLGATYNKDNFKVVDHFTYAICGDGDLMEGVSHEAASLAGHLKLGKLVVLYDSNDISLDGKLGLSNSESAQMRFEAYGWQVLRVEDGNDLPALEAAIAAAQQELNKPTLIEVKTVIGFGSPNKQGKGGHGGTHGSPLGADETKLTKEFYGWSSEEPFFVPQEVRAHFQEVKDRGIATNKAWNEQFEAYKAAYPELAKQFEQAVNGELPEGWDRDLPKYTAADKALSTRVASGNALNGLAPNVPNLMGGSADLESSTMTHLKGIDVYNAENYAGRNIYFGVREFGMATAINGMMLHGGVRIYGGTFFVFTDYLRPAVRLSALMGLPVVYVLTHDSIAVGEDGPTHEPIEQLASLRIIPNLTVLRPADGNETSAAWAYAVENRKNPVALVLTRQNLPILETTAELSREGIKKGAYVVSEASGTPQAQLIATGSEVQLAVAAQKALAEEGIQVRVISMPSWDLFDKQSKEYKDSVILPGVKARLAIEMAHPMGWEKYVGDQGDILGISTFGASAPGDRVIKEYGFTVENVVNKVKALL, from the coding sequence ATGACAGCGAGCAATAAGTCTGTAGAACAGTTATCCATCGATACGATTCGTACGTTAGCGATCGATGCGATCGAGAAAGCCAATTCAGGTCACCCGGGAATGCCAATGGGTGCAGCACCAATGGGGTATGAATTATTCGCGAAAGTGATGAACCATAACCCAGCGAACCCAACGTGGATCAACCGCGACCGTTTCGTTCTATCTGCGGGACACGGTTCCATGTTATTGTACAGCTTGCTTCACTTGAGCGGCTATGATCTTCCTCTCGAAGAAATCAAAAATTTCCGTCAATGGGGAAGCTTAACACCAGGACATCCAGAGTATGGTCACACAGCAGGCGTGGATGCAACGACTGGACCACTGGGTCAAGGGATTGCGATGGCTGTCGGTATGGCGCTTGCTGAGACGCAACTCGGCGCAACGTATAACAAAGATAACTTTAAAGTTGTTGACCACTTCACTTACGCGATTTGCGGCGATGGCGACTTGATGGAAGGCGTATCCCATGAAGCAGCTTCCCTTGCAGGCCATTTGAAGCTTGGCAAATTAGTCGTTCTGTACGATTCCAATGATATTTCCCTTGATGGTAAACTAGGCTTATCGAACTCCGAGAGCGCTCAAATGCGTTTTGAAGCGTATGGCTGGCAAGTGCTTCGCGTAGAAGACGGTAATGATCTTCCGGCGCTAGAAGCAGCAATCGCAGCTGCACAACAAGAGCTGAACAAACCGACATTGATCGAAGTGAAAACGGTCATCGGTTTCGGCAGCCCGAACAAACAAGGTAAAGGCGGCCATGGCGGTACGCACGGATCTCCACTTGGCGCTGACGAGACGAAATTAACAAAAGAATTCTACGGATGGTCTTCCGAAGAGCCATTCTTCGTACCGCAAGAAGTACGTGCTCATTTCCAAGAAGTGAAAGATCGCGGTATCGCGACTAACAAAGCATGGAATGAGCAGTTTGAAGCATACAAAGCAGCTTACCCTGAACTTGCGAAGCAATTCGAGCAAGCCGTGAATGGCGAGCTTCCTGAAGGTTGGGATCGCGACCTTCCGAAATATACAGCAGCAGACAAAGCGTTGTCGACGCGTGTTGCTTCCGGTAATGCCTTGAACGGTCTTGCACCGAACGTTCCGAACTTGATGGGTGGTTCTGCAGACTTAGAGAGCTCCACGATGACTCACCTCAAAGGAATCGATGTCTACAATGCAGAGAACTATGCAGGACGTAATATCTACTTTGGCGTTCGCGAGTTCGGTATGGCAACGGCAATCAACGGTATGATGCTGCACGGCGGTGTTCGTATATACGGCGGTACATTCTTCGTATTTACCGATTACCTGCGTCCAGCAGTTCGTCTGTCTGCATTGATGGGACTTCCAGTGGTCTATGTCTTGACGCATGACTCCATCGCTGTAGGGGAAGACGGTCCTACGCATGAGCCAATCGAGCAATTGGCTTCGCTTCGTATTATTCCGAACTTGACGGTGCTTCGTCCTGCAGACGGCAACGAGACATCGGCAGCTTGGGCATACGCGGTTGAGAACCGTAAGAACCCAGTAGCGCTTGTGTTAACACGTCAGAACTTGCCAATCTTGGAGACAACGGCTGAATTGTCCCGCGAAGGCATCAAGAAAGGTGCTTATGTGGTATCTGAGGCGAGCGGTACGCCGCAAGCTCAACTTATCGCAACAGGTTCTGAGGTTCAATTGGCTGTTGCAGCCCAAAAAGCACTCGCTGAAGAAGGCATTCAAGTACGTGTTATCAGCATGCCGAGCTGGGATCTATTCGATAAGCAGTCCAAAGAATACAAGGATTCCGTTATCTTGCCTGGCGTCAAAGCACGCCTTGCGATCGAGATGGCACATCCAATGGGTTGGGAGAAATATGTTGGCGATCAAGGCGATATCCTTGGCATCTCCACATTCGGTGCTTCCGCTCCTGGCGACCGCGTGATCAAAGAATATGGCTTCACGGTTGAGAATGTTGTTAACAAAGTAAAAGCATTGTTATAA
- the purU gene encoding formyltetrahydrofolate deformylase, with protein sequence MDKQNRARMLISCPDQAGIVAAVSRFLFDHGANIVQSDQYTMDPEGGMFFMRIEFDLQQLSNVLPKLKQDFEEIASKFQMKWGIHEVSKKKRLAIFVSKEDHCLVELLWQWQAGDLDADIAMVVSNHDDMREYVEQFGIPYHHIPVTKDNKPEAERKQIEVVDGKADVIILARYMQIISPKFIEHYRNQIINIHHSFLPAFVGGKPYAQAYTRGVKIIGATAHYVTEELDGGPIIEQDVQRVSHSDDVDDLKRIGRTIERVVLARAVHWHIEDRVLVHQNKTVVFN encoded by the coding sequence ATGGATAAACAGAATCGAGCAAGAATGCTTATTTCATGCCCGGATCAGGCTGGAATTGTAGCAGCGGTATCGCGCTTTCTTTTTGACCACGGTGCCAATATCGTACAATCGGACCAATACACGATGGATCCGGAAGGCGGCATGTTCTTCATGCGCATCGAATTTGATCTGCAGCAGCTAAGCAACGTATTGCCGAAGCTGAAGCAAGATTTCGAAGAGATTGCGAGCAAATTCCAGATGAAGTGGGGGATCCACGAAGTAAGCAAGAAGAAGCGTCTCGCCATCTTTGTATCGAAGGAAGACCACTGCCTGGTGGAATTGCTATGGCAATGGCAAGCGGGAGATTTGGATGCGGATATCGCCATGGTTGTCAGCAATCATGATGACATGCGCGAATATGTGGAGCAGTTCGGTATTCCATACCACCACATTCCAGTGACGAAGGACAATAAGCCGGAGGCGGAGCGTAAGCAGATTGAGGTCGTAGACGGCAAAGCCGACGTGATCATTCTGGCGAGATACATGCAGATCATTTCTCCGAAATTTATAGAGCATTATCGGAACCAAATCATTAATATCCATCACTCGTTCTTGCCTGCCTTTGTCGGCGGCAAGCCTTATGCGCAAGCTTATACGCGCGGCGTCAAAATTATCGGCGCAACGGCTCACTATGTAACGGAAGAGCTTGACGGCGGCCCGATTATCGAGCAAGACGTGCAGCGCGTAAGCCACAGCGATGATGTGGATGATCTGAAGCGCATCGGGCGTACGATTGAACGCGTCGTTCTCGCGCGTGCCGTACATTGGCATATTGAAGACCGCGTCTTGGTACATCAGAATAAAACGGTTGTTTTCAACTAA
- a CDS encoding DUF2621 family protein, whose amino-acid sequence MVVQSTIFFAAADNMPGTGYMRFIAIWTFVLIFFMSIGGFFMFRKFFKVLPKQDGKSKLDWQNHWVDASRHLWTEDSKTFLDLLVSPVPNAFRDIAKHSIAAKIGQIAVESGATEVTRDHCLQGYIEATPKRDYRSLISFLDKHQIDYQPYKHLLNK is encoded by the coding sequence ATGGTAGTGCAATCTACAATATTTTTCGCTGCAGCAGACAATATGCCAGGCACGGGTTATATGCGTTTTATCGCAATCTGGACGTTTGTGCTGATTTTCTTTATGTCGATCGGCGGATTTTTCATGTTCCGCAAATTCTTCAAGGTGCTCCCGAAGCAAGATGGGAAATCGAAATTGGATTGGCAGAATCACTGGGTGGATGCAAGCCGTCATCTCTGGACAGAAGACTCCAAAACATTTCTCGATCTCCTTGTGTCGCCTGTGCCAAATGCATTCCGCGATATTGCGAAGCATTCCATCGCAGCGAAGATCGGCCAGATCGCTGTGGAGAGCGGTGCGACTGAAGTTACACGCGATCATTGCCTCCAAGGCTATATTGAAGCAACGCCGAAGCGCGACTATCGCAGCTTAATTTCGTTCTTGGACAAACATCAAATTGACTATCAACCTTATAAACATCTATTGAATAAATAA
- a CDS encoding NAD(P)-dependent oxidoreductase, which produces MKNIGFIGLGTMGAPMVANLLSKGFAVTVYNRTASKTEESRALGAKVANTPAEAAQASDVLISIISNDQATEEVYYGENGIFAGLHSNLTIIDCSTLSPALVKRLSKDLSTQGVRFLDAPVTGSKPGAVNGTLLFMIGGEESVMQQHMDVFEALGTKFLYMGENGSGSIAKLAHNTIVGINNVALAEGFSIAAKANLPMYNFMELIQSGSAGSKAAELKGRKIIEHDFSNQFSLNLMLKDMKLSSQLTDEMQLPTPMLEAAKSMLQMGQTQGFGEEDLSAVAKAYEQWIGKRIGD; this is translated from the coding sequence ATGAAAAACATCGGTTTTATTGGACTCGGGACCATGGGGGCCCCGATGGTCGCAAATCTACTAAGCAAAGGGTTTGCCGTAACGGTATATAACCGTACAGCATCCAAAACAGAAGAATCACGTGCACTTGGCGCAAAGGTTGCCAATACACCAGCAGAAGCTGCGCAAGCATCGGATGTTCTCATATCCATTATCAGCAACGATCAGGCAACGGAAGAGGTCTATTACGGCGAAAACGGAATTTTCGCAGGCCTTCATTCCAATCTGACAATCATTGATTGCAGTACGTTGTCGCCTGCGCTCGTGAAGCGTCTATCGAAGGATCTCTCCACGCAAGGCGTACGCTTCCTGGATGCACCGGTTACCGGTAGCAAGCCTGGAGCGGTAAACGGAACTCTCCTCTTCATGATTGGCGGAGAAGAATCCGTCATGCAGCAGCATATGGATGTATTCGAAGCGTTAGGCACGAAATTCTTATACATGGGTGAGAACGGCAGCGGTTCAATCGCCAAGCTCGCACATAATACGATTGTCGGTATTAACAACGTAGCGCTCGCCGAAGGCTTCTCGATCGCAGCCAAAGCGAACCTGCCCATGTACAATTTCATGGAACTCATTCAATCCGGTTCCGCCGGCAGTAAAGCCGCTGAACTCAAAGGCCGCAAAATCATTGAACATGACTTCAGCAATCAATTCTCACTTAACCTCATGCTCAAGGATATGAAGTTGTCTTCACAGCTTACCGATGAGATGCAGCTTCCTACACCGATGCTGGAAGCAGCGAAGAGCATGCTTCAGATGGGACAGACTCAAGGCTTCGGTGAAGAAGACCTGAGCGCCGTCGCCAAAGCCTATGAGCAATGGATCGGCAAACGTATCGGCGACTAG
- a CDS encoding TadE/TadG family type IV pilus assembly protein: MLQQLYKKMRHQEHGSMTVEAAMVLPIFLFFVIFLIYMIQMVYTLMALQLTVSNTAKQLAAHLYPVSIVMDRVAADSGTETGNRGSLTMEEVAQTYDRILPPPIGDWVKNTELYRRTEDAIYQAAGDTLVKPLLKPYLQEATLREDRIHVTRFAFPNLKTKSNVFVALELSYTMPMRIPFLNTELVIRTRAAERAWIGDTSGAGAGTGSEGATGQPQIVGMEPNPMKPGSNATVRVKVQPNQKVQVVVYYKSGKSTAKYLGEKTADAEGNVAWTWRVSGNTTKGSTVQIVIETEDGQKTEMQVGVQESMKEDKG, from the coding sequence ATGCTACAGCAACTCTATAAGAAGATGCGGCACCAAGAGCATGGGAGCATGACGGTTGAGGCTGCCATGGTTCTGCCGATCTTTTTGTTCTTTGTTATTTTTCTAATTTATATGATCCAGATGGTATATACCTTGATGGCACTGCAATTAACCGTCTCGAATACGGCTAAACAGCTGGCTGCCCATCTGTATCCAGTTTCTATTGTCATGGATCGCGTGGCCGCAGATTCAGGGACCGAGACAGGTAATAGAGGATCACTGACGATGGAAGAGGTTGCGCAGACGTATGACCGGATTCTGCCACCACCGATTGGCGACTGGGTGAAGAATACCGAGCTGTATCGCCGTACAGAAGATGCGATTTATCAAGCCGCAGGGGATACGCTCGTGAAGCCGCTGCTCAAGCCATACCTTCAAGAGGCCACGCTGCGTGAAGATCGAATCCATGTAACACGGTTTGCTTTTCCGAACTTGAAGACGAAGTCGAATGTCTTCGTTGCCTTAGAGCTCTCGTACACGATGCCGATGCGGATTCCGTTTCTGAATACGGAACTGGTTATACGAACTAGAGCGGCTGAACGGGCATGGATCGGTGATACATCCGGCGCAGGTGCAGGGACGGGTTCAGAGGGGGCAACGGGTCAGCCGCAAATCGTCGGGATGGAACCGAATCCGATGAAGCCCGGGTCGAACGCGACGGTACGAGTGAAAGTACAGCCAAATCAGAAGGTGCAAGTGGTCGTCTATTATAAGAGCGGGAAGAGTACGGCGAAATATTTGGGCGAGAAGACCGCCGATGCGGAGGGCAACGTGGCGTGGACATGGCGCGTATCCGGCAATACGACCAAGGGAAGTACGGTGCAGATTGTCATCGAGACGGAAGATGGTCAGAAAACAGAGATGCAGGTTGGGGTCCAAGAATCGATGAAGGAGGACAAAGGTTGA
- a CDS encoding pilus assembly protein, protein MRNFRRQFNKFSQEEGSFTVEASMLFPFIFMIIVGLLFFCLYTYQKVFLVYIGSVAAERTVYNWDNSSKEASTGAFPYGQFDGLYWRLTDDQTLDVLFGLTGQALGTSYALHRPGDEGSSLPIRKMANASAVVPEAVQGTMLYQNQGWKRSVTVEVLNPLRFRPLEWLVGGKASLQTQVRSSVVDPVEFIRTVELVRYYGAKFKNAGGGGGSPVTQDQARQVLEQQRSKGRK, encoded by the coding sequence ATGCGTAACTTCAGACGGCAATTTAACAAGTTTAGTCAAGAGGAAGGCAGCTTCACCGTCGAGGCATCGATGTTGTTCCCGTTTATTTTCATGATCATTGTGGGACTGCTCTTCTTCTGTCTCTATACCTATCAGAAAGTCTTTCTTGTCTATATCGGATCGGTGGCTGCGGAACGAACGGTATATAACTGGGATAATTCCTCGAAGGAAGCTTCGACAGGCGCCTTCCCATATGGCCAGTTCGACGGCTTGTATTGGCGGTTGACGGACGACCAGACCTTGGATGTTCTATTCGGTTTAACGGGGCAGGCACTAGGAACGTCCTACGCACTTCATCGACCTGGTGACGAAGGAAGCAGTTTGCCGATCCGCAAGATGGCGAATGCATCTGCTGTCGTTCCTGAGGCCGTTCAAGGGACTATGCTGTATCAGAACCAAGGTTGGAAACGTTCGGTGACGGTGGAGGTATTGAATCCGCTGCGATTTAGGCCGCTGGAGTGGTTGGTAGGCGGGAAGGCCTCCTTGCAGACACAGGTTCGTAGTTCTGTTGTGGACCCCGTCGAATTTATTCGGACCGTAGAGTTGGTTCGATACTACGGTGCGAAGTTCAAGAACGCGGGCGGTGGAGGAGGATCGCCAGTCACCCAAGATCAAGCGAGGCAAGTGCTTGAGCAGCAGCGGAGTAAAGGCAGGAAGTAA
- the ppnP gene encoding pyrimidine/purine nucleoside phosphorylase, with the protein MAESKQFENVTAVKKANIYFDGKVTSRTVLFADGTKKTLGIMLPGDYEFGTDCVEIMEILAGDLKVQLPGSDEWIHIQGEGEFTVPANAKFKLQIASVTDYCCSYITE; encoded by the coding sequence ATGGCGGAGAGTAAACAATTCGAGAATGTAACTGCAGTCAAAAAAGCAAATATTTATTTCGACGGTAAGGTGACGAGCCGCACCGTATTGTTCGCAGACGGAACGAAGAAGACACTCGGCATTATGCTGCCTGGGGATTACGAGTTCGGTACCGATTGCGTTGAGATTATGGAAATTCTCGCTGGGGATCTGAAAGTTCAGCTTCCTGGCAGCGATGAATGGATTCATATTCAAGGCGAAGGCGAGTTCACCGTTCCGGCGAACGCGAAATTCAAGCTGCAAATTGCTTCCGTTACGGACTATTGCTGCTCTTACATCACAGAATAA
- a CDS encoding deoxyribonuclease IV, translating to MLKIGSHVSFSDKGLLTAAKEAISYGSSTFMIYTGAPQNTRRKAIDSLYIAEGRDVMGQHGIDEIVVHAPYIINLGSYKPDTFELAVNFLQEEIRRTQAIGVRNIVLHPGAYTEKDPEYGINRIAEGLNLVLNGTKELDVNIALETMAGKGTEIGRSFEEIASIIEKVQDNHRLTVCMDTCHIHDAGYDIVNDLDGVLTKFDQVVGLDRIAVVHMNDSKNPTGAGKDRHAPVGAGWIGYDAMKRVISHEALAGRPFILETPWIGKDDKKQRPMYEAEIALLRGDIGERFGQAYLADVERLHAFYDKAEVDPREFVLSTWTTLKNDAKAKKADPREPMDRLYDMVAEASVFPELSEEEINRRIMGWFAGKQLIK from the coding sequence ATGTTGAAAATCGGATCACACGTATCATTTTCAGACAAAGGCTTGCTCACGGCTGCAAAAGAAGCGATTTCCTACGGCTCAAGCACATTCATGATATATACAGGCGCACCGCAGAATACACGCCGTAAAGCGATCGATTCGCTCTACATTGCTGAAGGTAGAGATGTAATGGGGCAGCATGGCATCGATGAGATTGTCGTGCATGCGCCATATATTATTAACCTCGGGTCGTACAAGCCGGATACGTTCGAGCTGGCGGTGAACTTCTTACAGGAAGAGATTCGCCGGACCCAAGCGATCGGCGTTCGCAATATCGTCCTTCATCCAGGGGCATATACCGAGAAAGACCCGGAGTACGGCATTAACCGCATTGCGGAAGGCTTGAATCTGGTACTGAACGGAACGAAAGAGCTCGACGTGAACATTGCGCTCGAGACGATGGCAGGCAAAGGGACAGAAATCGGACGCAGCTTCGAGGAGATTGCCTCGATCATTGAGAAGGTACAAGACAATCACCGCTTGACGGTCTGCATGGATACATGCCATATTCACGATGCGGGCTACGATATCGTGAACGACCTGGACGGCGTGCTGACGAAGTTCGATCAAGTGGTTGGTCTGGATCGCATCGCCGTCGTTCATATGAATGATAGTAAAAATCCGACAGGCGCAGGAAAAGACAGACATGCTCCGGTAGGGGCAGGCTGGATCGGCTATGATGCCATGAAACGCGTCATCTCCCATGAAGCGTTGGCTGGCAGACCGTTCATCCTGGAGACGCCTTGGATCGGGAAAGACGACAAAAAACAACGTCCGATGTATGAAGCCGAAATCGCGCTTCTCCGCGGTGATATTGGAGAGCGCTTTGGACAAGCTTATCTGGCGGACGTGGAGCGACTGCACGCGTTCTATGACAAAGCAGAGGTAGATCCTCGTGAGTTCGTCTTGTCGACGTGGACGACGCTTAAGAATGACGCCAAAGCGAAGAAAGCTGATCCTCGCGAACCGATGGACCGCCTCTATGATATGGTGGCAGAAGCAAGCGTGTTCCCGGAGCTGAGCGAAGAAGAGATCAATCGACGTATTATGGGATGGTTCGCTGGGAAACAACTTATTAAATAA
- a CDS encoding DUF6382 domain-containing protein, with amino-acid sequence MIDFGVRFIQDGSTWMILERAEGLKAGHMARLEVKMIQSQAIPQFIPLHMHELDLQIQLRYNISGKRMLSQCLRSEKLSLTTYYTLLMQLVTILDDSRRYMLRPEQYILHADYMFVEGSLDMGSLWLCYVPTQESIQAESLPHRLGNMLTLFMASVTELTGKGIQQLIHYCHEDHFSLQGLKSLLLQLLTNEEGVPTTKRQDHAIRVDRQPALASNEFPPVRESVQSTANAAQTLNKGMNNRMEPHYPTADRAREQLEAEDEVISPMPAASKHTVYMIGGILLVIVLLWKFLYEAYASIQGMFYITVGLTVLLGDAAFLAWRGYRPSWLFKRQTPLAVEAGMADSRTLNANSWRWNGQDDDASGLLFQAPAFTADRLTSGLRAAGQEARALMEGPIQDEQSLKSRRGFPAAAVNHSSQYEATVMLHDGQTEVLAAPTTVKQPVLERRLSGHGENERILVNQNHFIIGRSGDVAHYQDSSAGVSRSHVEIIRTEEGYQLKDLGSKNGTRLLEEPMVPYTPYPLKDGDCFKIAESEYVFRIT; translated from the coding sequence ATGATAGACTTTGGGGTTCGATTTATTCAAGATGGCTCGACGTGGATGATTCTAGAGAGAGCAGAGGGGTTAAAGGCTGGTCACATGGCGCGCCTCGAAGTGAAAATGATTCAATCTCAGGCGATTCCGCAGTTCATTCCATTGCATATGCATGAGCTGGATCTTCAGATTCAGCTTCGTTACAACATCTCCGGCAAAAGAATGCTGTCGCAATGTCTTCGTAGTGAGAAGTTGTCTCTTACGACGTACTATACGCTTCTCATGCAGCTTGTAACGATTCTGGACGATAGTCGGCGATATATGCTGCGACCAGAACAATATATTCTTCACGCCGATTATATGTTCGTGGAAGGGTCCTTGGATATGGGCTCGTTGTGGTTGTGTTATGTACCGACGCAGGAATCCATTCAGGCAGAATCGCTGCCGCATCGATTAGGCAATATGTTGACGTTGTTTATGGCCTCCGTAACGGAGCTCACGGGCAAAGGCATTCAGCAGCTGATTCATTATTGCCATGAAGACCATTTCAGTCTCCAAGGATTGAAGTCGCTGCTTCTTCAGCTTCTGACGAATGAGGAAGGCGTGCCGACGACGAAGCGACAAGATCACGCCATACGTGTCGATCGTCAGCCTGCTTTGGCGTCGAACGAATTTCCACCAGTACGCGAGTCGGTTCAATCTACAGCTAATGCAGCACAGACATTGAACAAGGGAATGAACAATCGGATGGAGCCGCATTACCCAACAGCAGATCGTGCCCGAGAGCAATTAGAAGCAGAGGATGAGGTCATTTCACCCATGCCAGCTGCATCGAAACATACGGTTTATATGATCGGCGGCATATTGTTGGTCATTGTCCTGTTATGGAAATTTCTTTATGAGGCGTATGCTTCTATCCAAGGCATGTTTTATATTACCGTAGGGCTTACGGTTCTGCTGGGGGATGCTGCTTTTCTAGCTTGGCGGGGGTATCGTCCTTCGTGGCTGTTCAAGAGGCAGACACCGCTTGCCGTAGAAGCAGGGATGGCGGATAGCCGTACGTTGAATGCGAATTCGTGGCGTTGGAACGGACAGGACGATGACGCGTCGGGCCTGTTGTTCCAAGCACCTGCTTTTACAGCGGATCGATTGACCAGTGGGCTGCGGGCAGCAGGGCAGGAAGCGAGAGCGCTGATGGAAGGACCGATACAGGATGAGCAGAGCCTCAAGTCAAGAAGAGGATTTCCAGCTGCAGCTGTGAACCATAGCTCGCAATATGAAGCAACCGTAATGCTGCATGACGGACAGACCGAAGTCCTGGCTGCGCCAACGACGGTGAAGCAACCTGTCCTGGAACGACGGCTGTCAGGGCATGGCGAGAATGAACGTATCCTCGTGAATCAGAATCATTTTATCATTGGTCGAAGCGGGGATGTTGCGCATTATCAGGATTCCTCAGCTGGCGTTTCTCGTTCTCATGTTGAGATTATTCGGACAGAGGAAGGGTATCAACTGAAAGATCTTGGATCCAAAAACGGCACCCGGCTGCTTGAGGAGCCGATGGTGCCGTATACGCCTTATCCATTAAAGGATGGGGATTGTTTTAAGATTGCGGAGTCGGAATATGTATTTCGCATAACTTAA
- a CDS encoding Flp1 family type IVb pilin, whose product MMFNLGKSLKAIWKEEEGLGTVEIIFIIAVLVVIVILFRDQIMTFIKTLMGNATKESDKLFSR is encoded by the coding sequence ATGATGTTTAATCTAGGGAAATCGCTTAAGGCGATCTGGAAAGAAGAAGAAGGGCTCGGAACAGTAGAAATTATTTTTATTATTGCTGTATTGGTGGTCATCGTTATCCTGTTCAGGGATCAAATCATGACTTTCATTAAGACATTGATGGGGAATGCAACAAAAGAATCGGATAAATTGTTCAGCAGATAA
- a CDS encoding A24 family peptidase, producing MTIIVEVLCAIYLCIAFYTDVTRSKIPNRLTVPIAILGVGLHVATDSWTGFLYAIYGAGAGFAILFVLYLFRAVGAGDVKLFAALGAVTGLQFTLQSLMYSVLYAGAIALIIMLVRRKTWISFEEGKMLKFPFMYAVLPGAVTAFLYMP from the coding sequence TTGACGATCATCGTAGAAGTATTATGCGCAATTTATTTATGTATTGCTTTTTATACAGATGTGACGCGTTCGAAAATCCCGAATCGATTGACGGTACCGATAGCCATTCTTGGGGTGGGTCTGCATGTCGCGACGGATAGCTGGACTGGATTTTTATATGCAATATATGGTGCAGGGGCCGGCTTTGCCATTCTATTCGTGCTCTATTTGTTCAGAGCGGTTGGGGCCGGAGACGTAAAGTTATTCGCTGCACTTGGCGCAGTAACGGGTCTGCAATTTACGCTTCAGTCTCTCATGTATTCGGTGTTATATGCTGGGGCGATTGCATTGATTATCATGTTAGTTCGACGCAAAACGTGGATATCGTTTGAAGAGGGGAAGATGCTGAAGTTTCCATTTATGTATGCTGTGCTGCCTGGCGCGGTAACTGCATTTCTATATATGCCCTGA